TCCGCCGAGAAGGAGCTCGGGGAGAGACGGGCCGCGCTGGAGCGCCGCCGCGCCGGCCTGGAGAGCCAGCGCGGGGAGCTGGCCGCCCTCGTCGAGAAGGGCAAGCGGAAGCGCCAGGAGCTCGACGCGGCGAGGGACGAACTGGAGCGCGCCCGGGTGGAGCACCAGGCGGCGGCGCTGCGCGCCCACCTCCACGTGGGCGAACCGTGCCCGGTGTGCTTGGGCGTCGTCGAGAGCCTGCCGGAGGCGGGCGCGCCGGTCGACCTGGAAGCACTGAGGGCGCGCGTCGAGCGGGCGCAGGCCGAGGTGGACTCGCTCCGCGACGACTACACGGCCGCGTCGCAGCGGATCGTGAGCGAGGAGAAGGCCGTCGCCGAGCTGGCCAGGGAGGTCGAGCAGAAGCACGCGCCGCGCGCCGCCCAGACCGCGCGCGAGCTGCGCGAGGAGCTGGCCGGCTTCGCCGGGCACGGCGGCACGGCGGGGGCCGTCACCGCGGACGTGACCGCTCGGGCCGACCTGGAGCTGGCCCGCCTGGCGCGGCGGATCACGGCGCTGACCGGCGGGCGCGACTTCGACGCGCTGTTGGCCGAGACGAACGCGGCCCTGAGACGTCTCGACGAGGCCGTGGAGGCGGCCGGGCGGCGGCTCGTCGAGGCCGAGAAGGACCTCGCCGCCGCGCGCGCGACCCTCGAGGCGACCGAGCAGCAGGAGGCGCGGGCGCGTGAGGCCCAGACCGAGGCACAGGCCGCGCTCGAGGCGGCCCTGTCGCGGTCGCGGTTCGACGCGCTCGCGTCCGTGGAGGCCGCGACCCTCACGGCGGAGGCGGCGAGCCGCCTCAGGGAGCGCCTCGAGCGTCACGCCGAGCGGCGCGCCGCGGCCGAGGCCAAGAGGTCCGCCGCCGAGGTCGGGCTCGCCGGCCGGACGTACGACCCCGAGGAGCACGGGACCCTGCGTGAACACGCCGAGACGCTGCGGGGCCGCATCGACGAGGCCAACAACCAGCTGGGGATGGCGGGGAAGGAGCTGGAGACCCTGCGACGGCGCCTGATCGACCTCGCCGAGCTGAGGGAGCGGGCCGCGGAGCTGGAGTCCCGCTACGCCGTGCTGCACGGCCTCGAGCAGTCGCTGCGGTCGCACCAGTTCGAGGCGTACGTGCTGGGCCACGCGCTGGCCGACCTGGCCGCGAACGCCAGCGTGATCATCAACGAGCTCACCGACGGCCGCTACGAGCTCGACTACGACGGCGAGTTCTACGTCCGCGACACCTGGATGGACCCGCATCGCCGCACGGTGAAGACGCTCTCCGGCGGCGAGAGCTTCATCGTCAGCCTCGCCCTGGCGCTGGCGCTGGCCGACTCGGTGGCCGGCCAGCAGAGGCTGGGCTCCCTGTTCCTGGACGAGGGCTTCGGCACCCTCGACCCCGAGGCGCTCGACAGCGTCACCGAGGTGCTCACGAACCTGACGAGCAACGGGCGCATGGT
This genomic window from Trueperaceae bacterium contains:
- a CDS encoding SMC family ATPase — translated: MRPLRLRLRNFGCFRGEHDVDFTGLNGDLFAIAGPTGSGKSTVLDALTWALYGQTPRLGKHLNEHIFSPGESELSVVVEFAAGGDEYRATRSLRRRRSGISSAAKLERRAEDGRWLNVPETDRIADYERALARAVGLDYDGYVRAVMLPQGAFDEFLRGNDAERREVIKALLRAYTIERMRELASRERDDAKELLGQARARLDTEYEGVTREREAELEGRVRQLERDLAALRLEQREVQERLEGLAELERLDRELKAAAAELARLDAEEPAVEEARSALERADAAEALAPVIDAFRKRERELAEATRAVADLRERVRQEEGRLAAAKQRQEEAAAERAERGDELTRRAEALEAGRRDATLLRRYGGKLDMAGRADGGDFDEERLADLVEKRARLPALARAASAAESAEKELGERRAALERRRAGLESQRGELAALVEKGKRKRQELDAARDELERARVEHQAAALRAHLHVGEPCPVCLGVVESLPEAGAPVDLEALRARVERAQAEVDSLRDDYTAASQRIVSEEKAVAELAREVEQKHAPRAAQTARELREELAGFAGHGGTAGAVTADVTARADLELARLARRITALTGGRDFDALLAETNAALRRLDEAVEAAGRRLVEAEKDLAAARATLEATEQQEARAREAQTEAQAALEAALSRSRFDALASVEAATLTAEAASRLRERLERHAERRAAAEAKRSAAEVGLAGRTYDPEEHGTLREHAETLRGRIDEANNQLGMAGKELETLRRRLIDLAELRERAAELESRYAVLHGLEQSLRSHQFEAYVLGHALADLAANASVIINELTDGRYELDYDGEFYVRDTWMDPHRRTVKTLSGGESFIVSLALALALADSVAGQQRLGSLFLDEGFGTLDPEALDSVTEVLTNLTSNGRMV